The Arachis hypogaea cultivar Tifrunner chromosome 16, arahy.Tifrunner.gnm2.J5K5, whole genome shotgun sequence genome contains a region encoding:
- the LOC112758662 gene encoding uncharacterized protein isoform X2 has translation MPQDAVYERPLFGGKLSSLFPHRFQDVSDIRQVPDHQEVFADATRDESLIFELLEYKHDVADNGSAVWFLQDLANEQDAEGSVVIEQSGVLEAPGLMYNNTPAIVTTAVGQMAISKGRQGREAQNIIKVYLANLRLKGVDTDVLVTAYEPILINPFSESAGTVCAGMAVPAEQAGCITMEEVFRLAVTSFKVYDWGLFGAES, from the exons ATGCCTCAAGATGCTGTTTATGAACGCCCTCTGTTTGGGGGCAAACTCTCAAGCTTGTTCCCTCATAGATTCCAG GATGTCAGTGACATTCGACAAGTCCCTGATCATCAG GAGGTTTTTGCAGACGCTACTCGTGATGAGAGCTTGATCTTTGAGCTTTTAGAATATAAGCATGATGTTGCTGATAATGGAAGTGCTGTCTGGTTTCTTCAAGACCTTGCTAATGAGCAGGATGCTGAAGGAAGTGTG GTTATTGAACAGTCTGGAGTCCTTGAAGCGCCAGGTTTGATGTACAATAACACACCTGCTATTGTAACAACTGCAGTAGGGCAAATG GCAATTTCTAAGGGACGACAAGGAAGGGAAGCACAAAATATCATCAAA GTTTATTTGGCAAATCTGCGTCTTAAAGGAGTTGATACTGATGTACTTGTCACTGCATATGAGCCCATTCTTATAAA CCCATTTAGCGAAAGCGCAGGCACAGTTTGTGCCGGAATGGCTGTTCCGGCTGAACAAGCTGGATGTATTACGATGGAGGAGGTATTCAGACTAGCAGTAACAAGCTTCAAGGTTTACGACTGGGGTCTTTTTGGGGCAGAAAGTTGA
- the LOC112758662 gene encoding uncharacterized protein isoform X1: protein MPQDAVYERPLFGGKLSSLFPHRFQDVSDIRQVPDHQEVFADATRDESLIFELLEYKHDVADNGSAVWFLQDLANEQDAEGSVVFHYFILLLMVIEQSGVLEAPGLMYNNTPAIVTTAVGQMAISKGRQGREAQNIIKVYLANLRLKGVDTDVLVTAYEPILINPFSESAGTVCAGMAVPAEQAGCITMEEVFRLAVTSFKVYDWGLFGAES, encoded by the exons ATGCCTCAAGATGCTGTTTATGAACGCCCTCTGTTTGGGGGCAAACTCTCAAGCTTGTTCCCTCATAGATTCCAG GATGTCAGTGACATTCGACAAGTCCCTGATCATCAG GAGGTTTTTGCAGACGCTACTCGTGATGAGAGCTTGATCTTTGAGCTTTTAGAATATAAGCATGATGTTGCTGATAATGGAAGTGCTGTCTGGTTTCTTCAAGACCTTGCTAATGAGCAGGATGCTGAAGGAAGTGTGGTATTCCATTATTTCATTCTGCTTCTTATG GTTATTGAACAGTCTGGAGTCCTTGAAGCGCCAGGTTTGATGTACAATAACACACCTGCTATTGTAACAACTGCAGTAGGGCAAATG GCAATTTCTAAGGGACGACAAGGAAGGGAAGCACAAAATATCATCAAA GTTTATTTGGCAAATCTGCGTCTTAAAGGAGTTGATACTGATGTACTTGTCACTGCATATGAGCCCATTCTTATAAA CCCATTTAGCGAAAGCGCAGGCACAGTTTGTGCCGGAATGGCTGTTCCGGCTGAACAAGCTGGATGTATTACGATGGAGGAGGTATTCAGACTAGCAGTAACAAGCTTCAAGGTTTACGACTGGGGTCTTTTTGGGGCAGAAAGTTGA